A segment of the Manihot esculenta cultivar AM560-2 chromosome 13, M.esculenta_v8, whole genome shotgun sequence genome:
TGGCAACATAATCAGTGCAAGTCCACTATAAAGTGCCTCTACAACTGAACCATAACCACAGTGGGTCAAAAATCCTCCTACTGATTCATGACCTAATATTCTGAGTTGAGGTACCCAGCTCGTCCACACAATTCCTCGTCCCTTAACTCGGTCTTTAAATCCATCTGGTAACTCCACTGAGCTGTCCTGTTTCCTCAGAACCCAGAAGAATGGCAACTCTGACAACTCCAACCCAAGTGCCAATTCGTTTAACTCAGGTTGACTCAGTTCAGCCTCGCTTCCAAATGCTACATATACCACGGAACCTTTGTTTTGTTTGTCTAGCCACTCTCTGATTGTGAGCCACGTATCGTCTTCTTCGCTACAAGTGGCATCAAGATCATCAGGTGGCAATAAACCTATTGGAAGGCAAGGCTTGCCGTGAAGCTCTCCGAGAAGCCTCAAGAACTCCGCCTCTAGCTCGTTGCAGCTCCGAACAGCTATAACATCACAACCTGCAAGAACTGATCCTACACGAAACATATCAGAGACACCTACATCTGAATCTTTTACCTCAGCTTGAAAAATTCGCTTCGCCTCGTGGAGCTTAAATGCAACCTTGGAAGGAAAAGGGATCCACTCAGGAACTAAAGTGAAATCTTCTGGCTGAGACCGTGGATCCTCACCCTTAATCATGGCAGACGATGATGATCCAAAGAAAGATACACTCCATGCACCTAAAATACTGAAGAAGGCAAGCGAGATCCCAAGATTAGAAGCCATGGGAGGCAACCAGTACTGAGCAAAGTCGCAAATGATCCAATCTGGCGAAGAAGTTTTCAAGAACTGAAGAAGAGGGCCTTGGAGGCCGTCGTAGGCAATCTTGAGGTATGGAACTTTCTGGGAAGGCAAGTCACTGGTAGCCTCTGCATCCCGTGGAAGATGTTTAACAATGGGTAAATGGAGGCTCACTAAATCGACAAGCGGTGCCAAATTTGAAGGGATTTTGGGTAATCGTTGGATGTTTCTAGGAGTAGATATGAAGGAGATGTTATGGCCCCTTTGGGCTATGTGTTTGGCAAGCTCAAAAAATGGGATTATATGACCAAATGCCAGCCACGGAAACAGAGCGACATGAAGCTTTTTAGGTTCACTCATGGTGAGTTGGTGATAGTGGTGATCCTCCCATAGCAAACCTTCCACTTATAGACGTTAAGATATTAATATTGTATTCGGAGTGGGGTGTAAGTATCACCACTTGTGTTGGGTTACTTATAATATAAAGGGTGATTCacgatttaatttctaaatattattattattattacgttaatttttatatttttaaaattttattaaatttttttctctaatCTATCTGTCATTTTTtcgataaaaatagataaaaaataagagaaaatttttaaaatttaattttgtcctcaaataaaattttttatttaaattttggatattattatgattaataagttaattcctatatttttaaagatttattaaaatatttttatttttttttcatatctattaaaacgtactTACCATTTCTTTTCATTAACGAAATAATCTCTCATTCTCctttttaaaaaagaagaaaaaaaaaatgatgatgaaggaaaagaagaaaaagaaaaaaaaaaaagaagaaaaagaaagagaagaagaaaaagaaaaaaatataaaaaaaacctCCTCTTTCTCTTGCttcttaaaaaagaagaataaaaagaaaaattgaacaagaatcaaagaagaagaaaaaaaaattcgaagaagaagaggagaaagaatcAATAAAGAAGGAGTAAGAGGAAAATAATGAGGTAATATGgtcttttgttatatttttaacgtTAAAAATAGACGGAATAAATATTTTGTTGATGGAGAGAGaagataagaatattttaatggaTTTCTATGTATGGACTGACTTATTAACCATGACAAtaccaaaaattaaattataaatctttctaatataaaaaaaaatcttttttttttaaaaaaaagacaaCGTTTGTTGCAATTATACCTTCCactattttttttctaactAAATTATCACATTTTAAATACAACTTACTTTtatcaatataatttaaaaattaataaaattgttaagtccttcaaaattactttttatattattatttattttttaaatttttattaataattttaaaacaacaatttattttaattttattttgattaaaattattctcaattaatttttttaaaaatctatttaatatatttattatttaatattatttttatttttaaaaaattattaaatatattaattatgaaatattaaaaattaatttaaaataatatttaacataatttaattttaaaaatatcaaaataataaattaaattttttaaaatttttttcaagaTGTTTTTTCTGTACTGTTTTGATCCTAAGTATAAGGTAAATCAAACacattttctaaaattattttaataatcctGATATTACatgttatttatattttaatattaaaagttttaattttagcatcacaatttaaaatttaaattaaaaaaattaatttaataaagaaaagtgaaaaaatatgtaattttgtatatgtaatagtgtatgtgttattttcttaatatatttatttttttaattatattaatgatatttttttaatacatatataaaataaatagatctATCCACATGACACGGAGGCGATACGTCATTATGGAGAACGATTTTCATTGGTAGACAAAAATGAGAATGTTACATTACA
Coding sequences within it:
- the LOC110629559 gene encoding putative UDP-rhamnose:rhamnosyltransferase 1, which produces MSEPKKLHVALFPWLAFGHIIPFFELAKHIAQRGHNISFISTPRNIQRLPKIPSNLAPLVDLVSLHLPIVKHLPRDAEATSDLPSQKVPYLKIAYDGLQGPLLQFLKTSSPDWIICDFAQYWLPPMASNLGISLAFFSILGAWSVSFFGSSSSAMIKGEDPRSQPEDFTLVPEWIPFPSKVAFKLHEAKRIFQAEVKDSDVGVSDMFRVGSVLAGCDVIAVRSCNELEAEFLRLLGELHGKPCLPIGLLPPDDLDATCSEEDDTWLTIREWLDKQNKGSVVYVAFGSEAELSQPELNELALGLELSELPFFWVLRKQDSSVELPDGFKDRVKGRGIVWTSWVPQLRILGHESVGGFLTHCGYGSVVEALYSGLALIMLPINIIDQGLIARVFGKKKVGVEVTRDESNGSFTKESVADSLRLVMVEKEGEEYRDNAKEMRKLFADKGFHDQYLDHFVEFLQNDH